TCGCTAGAGATGGTGAGGCTCCCAGGGAACTGGGAAggtctttatttatttttctacAAACATAGTAGGTTATGAACACAGGTAAGATGAGACTGCGCATGCTAACCACGAATCAGTGGTATGGCATGAGAGTCCAAAGCTGAATCGCCGTAGCATGCGTCCTGTACTGAGGTCTGGAGTAGTCATGGAAACAGGCAGGTGTATCCAAACTGGTCGTAAGTTTAAACGCTGAAATCGGGCTTCAGGCAATCCTTACTGACTCTAGAGAAACATTTGGTTTGCAAGCAGTGTCATCATGTAAATAATATCCATACTTGGAGGCAGGTAAATTCATAATTGATCAACATTGTTCTATACAAAATGAATGGGAAAGATTGACTGCATGTATCATTGTATCTCCTCAGGTATCGTGGCTGTGTTTGACTTCCATAATCATAACAAGATCCCCAACATGTACTCCCTCCACAGCTGGTGTGGCATGCTCACCTTTGTTCTCTTCTGTGTACAGGTCAGCCCTCGCCTCTCCTTCTGTGCACACATGCAGTCACGTGCACACACACGAATCAAGCTAATAATTTAAACCTTTTTTCCTTGTATCAGAATTCCAATTAATGTACTGTTTGCACTGAGAACCTAGCTGTATACAGGCAGTAGCTGTCATATTACATTCTAATAGGCATAATCGTTTAATAACGTTGATCTTCTACTCCCTCAGTGGCTGATGGGGCTTGGTTTCTTCCTCTTCCCTGGGACGTTAATGGCGCTGCGGAGCTGGTACCTGCCACTACATGTCTTCTTTGGGCTGGCCATGCTCGCTATGTCCCTAGCCACTTGCCTACTGGGCATTTCAGAGAAATTGTTCTTCAGTATCCAGTGAGTATTACTATGCAGGGGCTCAGTTCAAATATACTACCACCACGTACAATGAAGAAATGTATGCAAATGGCATGCTAAAATGCACATAATTATTGGGTGAAAAGTAGTTtggtgggcctcccgagtggtgcaatatactgcatcgcagtgccactagagattctgggttcgagtccagggtCTGTTGCAGCCGTccgcgactgggagacccatggggcggcgcacaattggcccagcgtcgtctgggttagccCGGTAGGGATGTTCCTGTCGTGCACACTATGTTCCATCGTGCACAAgtaactcctgtggcgggccaggtgcaGTGCACACTGACACTGTCGCCAGGTgtgcagtgtttcctctgaccCATTGGTGCTGCGGACTTCCGAGGGGTAAGCGGctgttgtgtcaagaagcagtgcggcttggttgggttgtgtttcgggggacgcactgctctcgaccttcgcctctcccgagtccatacgggaggtGCAGCGACGAGACGACTAActgccaattggatatcatgaaaacgttaaaaaataaataaaattgtatAGTAAGAGATGTGCCAGATGTTCAAGTCAGTGGTGTGTTTGTCACTGGATGATGAAGTGCTACTACTTTACCCAGCTCTACCCTGCTAAATCATAGGGGAGTTAATTATTGTACAGGGTGTTTGGGGAAAGCTGGGATTTTGCTGTCTGGGCTATCTTTATGGCAATGTGGTCAGACATGGATTTTAATAGTCTTTGCACATTATGAATCATTCTACTGTTTGGTGCCATATGTTATGCTTAAGGTCACCTTGATGAGTCACACAGAAATATTATAACTAATGATTCTTTACAAATGTTAATTCACATTAGGCTGTACTGTATCACAACAGAAACTCCATTGATATAATATAGAAATCCTTTTTCTTCCCAGGCACACATATTCACAGTTTGTCCCAGAGGGGATCCTTGGTAACATGCTGGGACTGCTGCTAGTAGCATTTGGGATTCTGGTAGGCTACGTGGTGACACGGGAGGACTACAGGAGACCCCCACACCCAGAGGAGGAGGCCTTATCTGTACACTTTAAGACCCTGACTGAGGGGGGAGGGAGCCCCACCTCGCCTTAAACCAGGAAACACTCTGGTCTGAAAAGCTACTGTGTGCTCaggcttttatttaaaaaaaaacatctggtatggaacaaaagcctgcacacccagtatctctccaggTCCAGCTGGAGATCTGGCTGATATGTTGTCTTTATTTCATGTCACATCAAGAGCAGTTCTACACCCCCTTGTGGTGAAATGGAGGTATGACGGGATTGATTTGACCAATGTATTTGATTGCTGCCACAGACTAGCCATCACAAAAGTGCCATATTAGGTCTCTTACACAAAATAGCCTTTGCTAAGTGTTCAGTGAGGACAAAGCCATGTGTCCAAGCCAATTAGTTGTGCCTTCATCTAGGGCAGCAGGGTTATACTGGAAGTTACTCCTTTTTTAACAAACAACTTCCATGACTTTCAAGCTTGTGATAAATTTAGAAGTTGCAGTTCATTCAGGGATGTTCATTGTGACAAAATAATATTGAATTTATGATAAAGGATCAAAAGTATGCACAAAGTTGTGACTGAACGATGCCTGGATTTTTGGGGTTGAATTCTAAATGACCCCTAGGCACTCTTGAAGCAGCTTCTTCACCATTCCTTAGATTTGGCTGGGTTGAATTTTCACCATTGATTCAGGGTTTCCCCAACAGTCTCCCCGGACCCACCCAGATGTTATATATTTTAGTTAACCCTAAAGCACACGTGACTCAATTAGTCAAAGGCTCGATGGTTACCTGACTAATTGAATCGGGTGTGCCAGTTAAAACAAATGTGAAACATGACCTCTTAGGAGAGGGTTGGGAAACAACCTATCCAATAGATTCAGGGCCCAGTTCTTCTGACCAGATTAAATATTACCATTGGGTAATTTTCTGTCTTGAAATACCCAATCAAATTCTCAAGACTCAAAGGTAGTGATTAGGATACTCCGTAGAGCATTACGGGTTCACccatatgtaaaaaaataaaatgtatgcacgcataactaagtcgctttggataaaaagcatctgctaaatggcaaatTTTCACAATCTTGATCACACGTGGATTTAGAAAGGTGAAAGGCACTACAACCAAGACTTTTCAATGTAACTAAGGTGGGGAGGTTTAAACATTCTTACATTAAATCGATGCAGTATAGGTATGTGGTCAGTTATATTGAGAGGTGTCAAATAAATGCATGTTCTTTTGTGATATGCAGACAATTCATCTTAGTTACTTTAATGTGTTTCACTATGACAGTGTAGTAGTCATGACCTGTCTAGTAGAGGGCAAGGTGTAGGCTTACTCAAAGCACTGAACATCCAGATTCTGTGATCTTAATATTGTAGGATCTGATTCTTTTAAAATAAAGGCTCAATTGATCTTATTTGCAAAATATGGGGATACAGAATCGGGATCATTTATCTGGGCTAAGGGGTTGATTCAGTAAATATCTTTATGCTTCTGTGATAAGTGTAAAATGCTCAGAAACTAATAGAAGGGCGTTATAGTATGTGTGCCAATCTGGATTTAAATGTACAATATGCTGCATCCATGTTTATTTGTTTATATTCTTAGTGTATGAATGTTGTATTGTTCGAAGCATCTACTTGTCCTCACATTTAATCAGTTTAAAGCATAATGTAACTAAGATTAGATTAAATATCGCTAC
The sequence above is a segment of the Oncorhynchus gorbuscha isolate QuinsamMale2020 ecotype Even-year linkage group LG16, OgorEven_v1.0, whole genome shotgun sequence genome. Coding sequences within it:
- the LOC123998633 gene encoding transmembrane ascorbate-dependent reductase CYB561-like, with translation MEDSPQRAVQGLGSFPWYVGGTQVLGLACVVITGVWMGSYHGGYAWDGSGQEFNVHPLCMVLGLVFLYGDAILVYRVFRNESKRNVKILHAVLHLLALIISIVGIVAVFDFHNHNKIPNMYSLHSWCGMLTFVLFCVQWLMGLGFFLFPGTLMALRSWYLPLHVFFGLAMLAMSLATCLLGISEKLFFSIQHTYSQFVPEGILGNMLGLLLVAFGILVGYVVTREDYRRPPHPEEEALSVHFKTLTEGGGSPTSP